The Anas platyrhynchos isolate ZD024472 breed Pekin duck chromosome 3, IASCAAS_PekinDuck_T2T, whole genome shotgun sequence genome includes a window with the following:
- the CRIPT gene encoding cysteine-rich PDZ-binding protein encodes MVCEKCERKLGTVITPDTWKDGARNTTESGGRKLNENKALTSKKARFDPYGKNKFAICRICKSSVHQPGSHYCQGCAYKKGICSMCGKKVLDTKNYKQTSV; translated from the exons ATGGTGTGCGAGAAGT GTGAGAGGAAGCTCGGCACCGTGATCACTCCCGATACGTGGAAGGACGGGGCGAGAAACACCACAG AAAGTGGCGGCCGGAAGCTAAACGAAAACAAGGCGTTGACCTCAAAGAAGGCAAG GTTTGATCCGTATGGGAAGAACAAATTTGCAATATGTCGGATTTGTAAGAGTTCCGTCCATCAGCCAGGGTCTCACTATTGTCAAGGATGTGCCTATAAAAAAG GCATCTGCTCAATGTGTGGCAAGAAGGTCTTGGACACGAAGAACTACAAGCAAACCTCTGTCTAA